A genomic segment from Variovorax paradoxus B4 encodes:
- a CDS encoding IS630 family transposase, with protein MWCIGTLTEEYRCRMYNLLKLYAKPMCGDEPVICIDEKSLQLVAHSREPLPMAPGEAAKLDYEYVRKGTTNLFVAVEPKAGQRVVSVTDHRGKTDFVGFVQALLTDTYATARRVHLVLDNLNIHFRKCFDDVLGVRAANTLLRRVCFHYTPKHASWLNMAEIEIGILTRQCLNRRLPSQQLLRREVDAWQADRNALRRTIEWKFTRQDADHKLGRHYVSKLTC; from the coding sequence ATGTGGTGCATCGGCACGCTCACCGAAGAGTACCGCTGCCGCATGTACAACCTGCTCAAGCTGTACGCCAAACCGATGTGCGGCGACGAGCCCGTGATCTGCATCGACGAGAAGAGTCTGCAACTCGTTGCTCATAGCCGAGAGCCGTTGCCCATGGCGCCGGGCGAGGCGGCCAAGCTGGACTACGAATACGTGCGCAAGGGCACCACCAATCTGTTCGTGGCAGTCGAGCCCAAGGCGGGACAGCGCGTCGTCTCGGTCACCGATCACCGGGGCAAGACAGACTTCGTCGGCTTCGTCCAGGCACTTCTCACCGACACTTATGCGACGGCACGCCGCGTTCACCTCGTGCTGGACAACCTGAACATTCACTTCAGGAAATGCTTCGACGATGTGTTGGGAGTGCGCGCGGCCAACACGCTGTTGCGCCGGGTGTGCTTTCACTACACGCCCAAGCACGCAAGTTGGCTCAACATGGCAGAAATCGAGATCGGCATCCTCACGCGCCAATGCCTGAACCGCCGCCTCCCCAGCCAGCAACTCCTGCGACGCGAAGTCGATGCCTGGCAAGCAGATCGAAACGCGCTGCGCCGAACCATCGAGTGGAAGTTCACTCGACAGGATGCAGATCACAAGCTCGGTCGTCATTACGTTTCGAAACTTACGTGTTGA